The bacterium sequence CCTTGTACCTGGGGATGGACCCGGGGTCGCGGCGTGCCGTCCACGCGTACACGCGGCTGACCGGGACGCGCAGGAGTGCCGCGATTTCTTGAACGGTGACGAACGGGGAAGGGGCGTCAGGCATCATCCGCTCGCCTGCCCACGATCGGCGGACTCCCCGCGCGACTCACACCGGCGATCCGGCTCCTCGCCCGCTGGAACGTGGCCTCGTCAATCTCGATCCCGACGGCCCGCCGCCCAAGCGCCAGCGCAGCCAGCAGCGTCGTCCCAGACCCGCAGAACGGATCCAACACCATGTCGCCAGGAGTGGTCAAGTGTTCGATGTAGTAGCGAGCCTCAACCTCGCTCTGCGCCCAGTCGTGTAGCGTCTTGTCGGGCGGCTCGGATCGCACAATGTCGTTGATCAGCTCGCGTTTCTTCACCTCGGCCGACAGCGTGCCATGCACGAGCCACGCCAGCGGTTTCCAGCAGCCCCACACATGCGCGCCAGGCAGCCGATTCTGGCCGCCGAAGTGTACGACAGCAAACAGCCACCACAAGCGCAACGGCTGCACGCCCTCCATTGACGCGATAACGTGGTGGATCGCGTAGTGTGGACAATATGCGACGAGGCTGCCGCCGGGCTTGAGGATGCGTGCGGCTGCGCGCCCCAGATCGGCGTACAACGGCAGATTGTCTTTCAAGTACGGCGGGTCCGTGAAGATCAGGTCGACCGACGCTTTGGGGAACCGCCGCAACACATCCCGAAAGTCACCATGCCGCAAATCCACATCACGCGGCAAGGGCGCTGTGGCACCCGTCTGTTCCGCCGCTCTGCGGGCTGCCTCGCGATCGGCGCGGACGGCGGCCTTGGCCGCGGCGCGAACAGTGAGTACGCCCGCCGTGCCGTCAGATGCCCCGTCGAGGGACGGTAGGAGCCGCAGCGCCGCGCGCTGCTCCGCTAATGTGGTGGCGATGATCGCCGGCCGCCGCGTCTTCGTGGCCGGCTGTCGGCGACCCAGCGTATCCGTGACGACGTGTCGAATTTTCGACACATCTCGCACCCACAGGGCCACCGTGCTGTGGTCCGCACCGACGAGTCCGGCGATGCGGCGTGTCGTCCACCCGTGCTCCCGAAGCGTCGCCGCAATCCTCTGCTTTTGCTCCCGTGTCAGGTGCCGGCGCGCGCAGTTGAGGCGCACCGCGTGTTCGACCCGCTCAGCATCACAGGTGAACGCGCGGACGGTCCGTGGGTAGTCCGGCAAGCGGGTTCCTTCGGCTTTCAGTTCTTCCCAGGCGCGGACCCGGTGGCGGCCGTCGAGGACATGGCCGGCCTCGTCGTACTCCACCGGGACGAGCACACCGTGCGCCGCAATGTCGACCTTCAGGGCCGCGTAGACCGCTGCGTCCAACGGTGGGATCAGCGCCTGCGCCAACTCGGCACACGATCGGACTTTGGCGACGTCGCTCACAACTTGTCCCCGTGCACAAAACTTCGACCGCTTACTTCCGATCTTGACCCCCACACCCGGACCGCCCGATGGGACCGCCGTCCCTCGCCGAGCGGGGTGATCACGTCGTACACTGGGAGACCGGGGGAGGGGGTCGCGGGGGCGCGGCGCGTGGAACCGGGTGCGTAGAGCCGACGGGCAGGGCCCCCGTCGGATGATGCGGAAGATGCCGCGCCGGCGAGAAGCCGCAGGCGCCGATTCACGTGCCGTAAGCGCGACCGCCCTCCCACCTCGGGAATCTGCAGCGAATCCGCGATCCGGCGAGCCACCCAGCGACGGCCACGGAACCGCACGGTGCGGAGTGCCGGTGCTGACGCCCGGAGGTCGCCGGCAATCTGCCCAGGGTGGAGTGGGGCCACTAGCACGAAGTTTTCGCGCGGGTGAACTCGGGCGGTCCGCCTCCACTGCGTGATGGTGCGGATGGATGTGTGCACCATCTCCGCGATCGTCGCGTTCGAGACGGGGCGTCCTTTCCGCAGGGCCGCGACGGCGCGCATCACGAGTCGGGCACGAGCCGCCCCGAGCGCCCCGCGCAGATCATCAAGGGGCGCCCAGTAGGCCACGTGGAATGATGTCACACCAAGCGCGCCCGCGATTGTCGCTGGACCTCGGAGGTAGACGACGCCACGCGGCGTTACTCGCCAGAACGTGTCCGCGCCGTCTCTGAGCACCCGCGCCGAGAACCGGGGACTCCACCCGAGCTGATGACGCACGTTCTCGACCTGGTCTCGTGAAACGCGACCGGTGCCGGTGTCGTCAGTGGTGCGGAAGCTGTACCATGCGGCAAGCTCGCGGTCGCGGTGTTGCACGACAGCGGCGAGGTCGAGATCGGCGTAGTGGATAACATTCACAACTCAAAGTATGAAACAGCAGCAGCGGCGGCCTCGAATTAAAATGCCCCGCGAAAGCCGCGGGGTCCGACCAATGATCAGAACTCGGGGCGATTGTGGGCGGTTATATGGGCGGCAGTTCGGAACCCCTCGTGGCGCAAGGCTTTGCGAGCAACGTTTGTAAACTTGGGGTCGGATGTTTCATGGCGTTGAGGCCCCGTTTCACGAGTTTCCCGGCCCAGACTTTCGTGCAGCCGCAGACCTCGCCGACCCCCTCGAGCGTCTTCCCCTGCCGCTTGTTGAGGTAGGCGGCCATGAGGGCGCGGCACGGCGCACAGCGGTCGGGTAGGGCGTGTTGCTTCGCGGTCCACATCGGGTCGTGTGAGCCGGGGAGTTCGGCGTCCTCCAGGGCCTGGCGGATCGCGTCGAGGGAATCGCCGCGCCAAAGCGCGCGGACGATGAACTGCGTGGCGATGTGGACCTCGGCTTTGAGCAACCGGCCAGTTGCCTGGTCGGGTCGGAACCGCTGGATGCTCGCCCGTGGCCCGTGCTGTTTGTAAAAGTCCGTCATGGTGCCACGCTGCGCCGCCGCGAGGACCTCGTCCGTCGAGCGGCTGAAGAACCCGGCCAGCGCCCGCAGGACGCGGTCCTGCAGGTACGCCGGCGTCACCACGCGGCGGCGATTGGGATGGCGCTTGTCAGGGTGGCGGATCCGGTGGTGGATGAGCGCCGCCAGGGCGCTGCGCTCGATCCCGAGGACGCCCGCCGTCGCCTGCATCAGCGAATGTGGCCGCGTCGGAGACGCCCGCACCGCTGTGCGGATCTCCTCGACGCGGCCATGCCACTCTTCGAGCCACGTGGTGACGGCCACGGGCGGCACATGCACGAGGCGTGCGATCCGACCCGCCGGGACATCCGCCGCGGCGGCCATGATGACAACCACCCAGCGGCCAAGCAGGGTCTCCACGCCCGCGCGCGTGATCCTCCAGATGGTGTCGCAGCCGCGGCCGCACGCGGCGTGCTTCGACGCGCGGCGCGACGGAGACCGCCGGACGGGCCGGCCGCAGACCGGGCACGGAGGCCGCTGCGCCAGAACGGACTGCGCCTCCTGCCGCCGGTGGTCCTCGTAGGTGCGCCCTCCGAAGCGGTCCAGCACCTCGTCGGCCGTCACTGGGGCGCCCCGCAGCGACAGCGCCTGTGCGATCTTCTCGACCGTGGGCCTGCGCGGGTAGAAGTCCGCGTCAGTAAAGTAGCGGGCCAGCCCGCGCTGGGTCATCGGGACGGCCCGCGCGAACGCGGTGGCCGATCCGAAGCGTTCTTGCACCAGTGGCGCGAGCCACCGGCCGCCGTGCGGGTACGTCCGTCCTGCGGGAGCGTGCGGAATCGGCTGCGGTGGCGCATACCGGTCCGACTCAGTCACGGCTCTGCCTCCCCACCTGCGCCCCGGGCTTCGGTGGGGTCTTGGCCCACCTGGCCAGCACGGCCTTCCTCGCGGCCTCGCGGCGCATCGCCTTCGTCCCAGCGGTCAGAGATTCTCATGATCCTCCTGTTGATAGACCGTCTCGAATGGCTGGCCCCAATCGGGCCCGTACACGGTGCGTACCATCTCAAGGTGTTCCGGCGAAGCGCCTGCTTCAATGCGGTCGAGGAAACCGAAGAACCCGTCCCTAGTGTTGAACGAGAACACCTGAGTTCCATACCGCTGGACCTCGGAGACTAACGGTTGCTCGGCAAGATAGGCCGCGATCCCGTTGTCGACCAACATGGCCTCGCAATAGGGAAGGAGACAGGACACCATGAGCGCGTCAGTCGCGAACCCCCGGCTCGGTGGTCGCTGCTGACCCGCGGCCGCCTTTCTCGCGACGGCCGCGAAGAGCATGCAACGCAGCCGCAGGAACGGAACGTGCGTGAGAGCCGTTGAGGCAAGAAATTCCGCGGTCTTAGGCCACAGGTCCTGTTCCTCTACGCCGGACTCGCGCAGGGCGTCACGGATCTCGTGTAGAGTCCGGACCGGCGGAGTCCCAAGAAGTTCAAGAGACGGTGCTTCTTGCCCGGTCAGCACGCGGTGAAATCGCTGCAAGTGCTGCAGGTACCCTCGCAGGAGCTGCTGTCCGTACGCACGCACCTCTTCTGAGAAGACGTCCTCGAACGATGGCCGCTCTTGCTGCCACCGTTCGAACACCTCCCCCATAATTTCATGCGCCCGGTCTCGTTCACAGCGAAGATCGTCGAGCCATTCCGGAGGGATATTCATGTTGGCCGTGATCTGGAACTTCTCCCACCAGCGGTCCAGCTCTCCGTCGACGACGTCCCGGGCGTGCAGGTCAAAACCTGGGGCCGACTGCCCGCTCATCCACGCCTTGGCTGCGAAGATCAACTGAAACTGCTCGATGTACGATGCGTCCCGGAACGTGGCGCCGCCGGAAAGGAGTTCATACAGGCGCCTCAACGCACTGTAGTATGGCGACACGAGCGACTCGTCCCAGTGAAAGCCCGAGTCCGGGCAGACGACCAGTTGAACCTTCGCCACGTGGTCGAGCCGGCGGAATAGCTGGAGCCACGCGGGGTCAACTCGTCTGGCCCGATGCGCATCGGTCGCGGGATTCAGCGCGAGCATCATGTTGCTGATGGCAAACTGGTCGAGATAGATCACGGTCTTCCTGATGGGAGGAAGCTGTATGCGGGCCGTGTGTCGACACTCCCGACACCGCCGCACGTAGTGTTGCCCGGGAATCATCAGCACGCCAAAGCTCTCGCGATGGCATTGCGGACACGCCTGGAAAGGCGGAGCAATAAAGTCCCTCGGGTCGATTCTCAACGATTGCCTCTCATCTGCGACTCCCTGCCGTACCGTGGCCTGCGCGTGGCCTCATTTTCTCGACCTCCCGCACGCCACGGCTCTTTCCGTTTTCATGCGGTCGCAGGGCCCTGGGGTGCGAGCTACGGTTCCCGTGATCTCTTTCGCGCCTCCTTAGCCATCGCTACGATCTCACTATCGCTGACGAGGCGTTCGCACAGCTTGCGATACTCCGCGAGCCCGTGTTCGAGGATCGCCAGTTCTTCTCGAGCTTTCCTGGTATCTAGAAGTTCGTCCGCTCGACCCGGGTACATCGACCGAACAACGTCGAGAAGCCACTCCCGATCATCGACGCGAGCTAACATCGAATAGTAGACTAGACCGGCACCAATCTCGTGTAGCGAATCCGCGCGCTCGAGCTTGGAGCCAACCACCGCCTCGAGGCGATCCTTCAGCCCCGGGCTTACCAACGCTAGAGCATCCTGCCCGAAAAGAGAACCAGCCAAGGAGTAAAGTCGTCCGGCCTGGCGGTGAACAATCAGTGCCCACTCGCGCGCCAGCAGATCTGCCTCCTCGGGAGGGAGGCTGGTCAATGTTCGAGCGGGATCATTGCCTACGGAATCGAGAAGCTTCTCGCCGTCCTTCGTGACGTCCGTGAGGATGAAACACGTACCGAGCAGCTCGAGGACGGCCTCGCGTCGTGCTCTCTTGTCCTTGAAGGTGGCCACGGCTCCTGCGGCCGCACTGAGGATATCGACTGCGCTCTTTAGTTGGCCAAACATCTTCGCGAATCACTCACGCGACAGGAACGATCGTCGGCTATCATGGGCTCACGTCCCCTGTAAGAATTGCTCCCAGCTCATTCCGCTCCAACTCAGCGACGGGGGCGGCGGGATCGGTGGAAGCGGAGGGACCGGCTTGACTGGTGGAAAGTGAGGAAGAGGAGGGATCGGTGGCACTTTTGTGCGCGGCAAGAGAACGCCTGATGCGCCTGGAATGAACGCGACGGTCGCGCCATGCTTGTTGCGAAAGAGACCGTGACTGAATGTTCCCAAGTACGTAGCCGCGTAAGAGAATACTGCTCCATTGTAGACAAGAGCGCGATGTCTGGCGTGGTCGTCAAGGATTCGGTCGTCATCTAGCCAACCCACCGGCGATCCGGACCGGTCGAAGATCGGGATCATCTTGCGCCGAGTCCGCTGAGCTGATTGTTAATTGCCCGCAGCAGATCTTCGCTCGCTTGAAGGAGCGCGTTGGCGTCGGCAGCCATTCGCGGTCTGGTTCGCATGTTTCGCACTCTGCCGGCTGCCTCCAGATTAACATCAAGGTCGTGGATAATCTTGTTCCGCACCCGAAAGATATCCCTAAGATCCTCGAAATTCGTTCCGAGGTCTTCCCGAGTAAGCCCAAAGGCGGCGGCTATCCGAGACAGTTCCTCCGCCGACTGAAGGCTACCGGCAGTAAGATCCTCGACATACAGTGCGACCGCACGGCTTGGTAGGTCGGACGCCGATAACAACCCGGCCACGAACCTTGCTGATCTCCCAGCAGTGATCGACTGCACGTCGACGGCGAACTGCCGAGCGAGAAACTTCTCTAGCTCCGCTCTCGCCCTGCTGTTGCGGTGTGCAATGAGAGGGAGCGCATCGCGAATCAGCTGCTTCGTCATCGCGTCAAGCCCAGCGGCCGCCATCACGAGCATTGCTCGCAGGACATCCTGCTCCTCGTCCGTAGTCATACCCACCCTAGCCGTTCGCCTTCCGCGCGGCGTTCTGAGCAGATCGAATGCTTTTAGAAGCGCGGCGGCAGACTCGTGGGTGCGCTCAAGTATCGTCCTAGCCTTTTCGCACGCCTGGTGGTCTACGTCGATTGCACGGAACACATGGATAGCCGTCGAGGCGGGAACGCGTCGCACGCGTGGCCGAGACTCCCGCGGAAGCCCGGCCGCGCGCGGCCTTCTCTCACCGGGATCGCCCGTGGTCATAGTGCAGCCAGTCGACTACAAGGAATATCGATTATGGGACTCCTCGGCCCTGTCGCTTTGTTCGCGCCCACCGAGCCAGCACAGCCTTCCGGGCGGCCTCCTGGCGTTGCTCCTTCGTGAGCTCTTTGTTGCGGGCCTCGGCGCCTAATCGAGCGACGCGCTGGCGCTCCTCGGGCGTCATCGCCTGGAGCCGTGCCTTGCCCGCGCGTCGTCCACGTTCCGAGAGCGTCAGCTTTCTCATGGTGTTTAGTATAGCATGTTAGCGCGTATTGCACTCCTCGTTGTTAGCGCGTATACTAGGAGGCAAGGTGAACCACCAGGGGGTAACGATGCGCGCCGCGATCTACGCGAGAGTCAGCACCAGCGACAAAGACCAGGATCCGATGACGCAGCTGCTGCCGTTGCGCGAGTTCGTCGCGGCGCAGGACTGGACGGTCGCCGGCGAGCACGTCGACCACGCCAGCGCCACCGATCTCCGCGGCCGCACCGCGTGGCGTGAGGTGCTCGACCTCGCGGCCAAGCGCAAGATCGACGTGCTGCTCGTCTGGAAGCTCGACCGCGCTTTCCGGTCCGTGAGCCACGCCACGAGCACGCTCGAGCAGCTGCGTCGCTGGGGCGTCGGACTGCGCAGTTACTCCGAGGCGTGGCTCGACACGTCAGGGTCGTCTCCGGTTGGCGACTTGATCTTCCACGTGCTCGCCGCGGTCGCGCAGTTCGAGCGCGGCCTGATCGCCGAGCGCGTCCGCGCGGGCATGGCGCGGGCCAAGAAGCAGGGCAAGCGCCTCGGGCGGCCGCGGGCCGTGAACGGCGAGTGGGTCCAGATCCGACCGCTCGTCGCCTCCGGCGCCCTGAGCCGACGCGAGGCGGCCCGACGGCTCGGGTGCTCGGCGCGGACCGTCGGCCGCCTCGTACAGCAACCCGAAGGAGGGCGCTTTAGGCAGGAGCCCCGCACCGGACATCGTGAATGAAAACCATTATGCCAACGACCGAACACACGATAAACGACGCGATTGCGAGCCTGCTGCGTGAAACGCGGCGTGCTTGGAGAGCGACGGATGTTGTGCACTCCGAGACCACTGGAATGCTGGTGGGGACCAACAAGCGCCCTGACATTCTGGTAATGGAGGCAACGGTTTCGCCCGTCGTCATTGAAACAGAGTTTGCTCCGGCGCCCGTGGTTGAACTTGAAGCTGCTGCTCGCCTCGGCGAACGCGTCCGCAGTAACGGGCGCTTGATCCTCTCGGCGATTGCCGTTCAACTTCCCGAAGCTTTGAAGCAGCACTCTGGAACGTCGCTGCGGAAAGAGCTGGAAGCCACAACGGAATTAGAGATGGCAATCTACACGGGGAGTAATACCCAAGACTGCCTGCGATGGCCTCAATCGGGTTGGCTCACCGGTGGGATCTCTGATCTCTCCATTCTCACGCAGTCGGCTTCTGTGCCTCCAAAAGTTATCGAAGAAGCCGCAAACAAGTTAGTGGAGGGTGTGAGCGAAGCGGCAGGTCTACTCGCGGAAGTGGCGCAGGGAAACCCTGGCGCGATGCAGGAGATTTGCAAAGAACTACGCCAGCACGATGATGAACAGACACGGCGCATGGCGGCGACGATTCTCGCGAATGCGTTTGTCTTTCAAGAGAGCCTAGCGCGCGGACCCGGAGGGCTTTCTCAGGTTCTCTCGATCGAGGAACTGCGCGGATCTGGAGCGCTGACGAAGTCCGCGGTTCTAAACGAGTGGCGAAAGGTCCTAAGGGTCAATTACTGGCCGATCTTCGACATTGCGCGCCGCATTCTCCAAACTGTTCCGGTCGGCCACACGAAGTTGCTGCTTGATCGACTAGCCACGACCGCAGACAGGCTCGTTGAGAATCGACTGATGCGCTCCCACGACCTTACCGGGGCTGTTTTTCAAAAGCTCATCGCTGACCGAAAGTTCCTCGCAGCATACTACACGACACCGGCGTCTGCGGCCTTGTTAGTTGGCTTGGCGGTCACTCCAGAGACACCGCTCAGCTCTGACAAATGGGCATTACCTGAAGCCGTAGAGAATCTGCGCATCGGCGATCTCGCTTGCGGCACGGGAACACTGCTGTCCACAGCGTATCAGCGCATCGGACAATTGCACGAGCTGAACGGTGGGGATTCTGAAACTCTCCACCCGGCCATGATGGCAAACTCGATGGTCGGATGCGATGTGCTACCGGCCGCAGCGCATCTTACTGCGTCGATGCTGGCAGGCACTCATCCGACGGTGACTTACGACCATAGCTCAATATTGACAGTTCCCTTTGGAAGGCAGGCAGATGGCGGTGTGGCTTTAGGGTCGCTTAATCTACTCGATCCACAGGGAAACAAGTTAGTGGACATCATTGCGACCACGGCGAAAGCGGCCGGTGGATCGGGCGAATCCAGTACCGACGCGTGGACGGAGATCCCAGACGGCTTTTTTGATGTCGTGGTCATGAACCCACCCTTTACGCGATCAACAGGCCATGAGGCTCAAAAGATCGGAGTCCCTCGACCGATGTTCGCAGCATTTACCTCTACGGCCGAAGAACAGCGGCTGATGGCGAAAGCGACGAAGACGCTCACCAAAGGCACGAGCGCGCACGGAAATGCTGGCGAGGCTTCGATCTTCCTCGTTCTCGCTGATCGGAAGGTCAAGAAGGGCGGCGTGCTTGCGTTGGTAATGCCACTGAGCCTCATCGCAGGCGAGGCCTGGGAAGCATCGCGAGCCCTCCTGGCAAAAAATTACAGCGATCTGGTGCTTGTTTCAATCGCTGGCGCAAGTCCTGAGGAGATGTCCTTTTCAGCGGACACAGGGATGGGGGAATGTCTCGTCGTTGGCAAGAAAACCGGTACACCGAGCAAACGGGCAGCGTTCGTCGTTCTAAAGGAACGTCCCGCATACCCGCTCCTCGGTGCGACGGCCGCAAGACAGATACGGCGTTTAGCACACGGAAACAACCTTAGGCGGTTAGAGGATGGGCCGATAGGCGGTACGCCTCTCTACTTCGGCGATGACATCGTCGGGCAAGCGATTGACGCGCCAATCTCCGAGGATTGCGCATGGAATCCGTCGCGGATCGCTGATCTTTCATTAGCGCAAACTGCTTACCAAATGGCCACAAATGGCCGCATCTGGCTTCCTGCGATGCAAGAAGCTGAATCGGTCAGTGTACGAATTTCAACTGTGCAAGCCATCGGAGAGATCGGTCCCTACCACTCAGACATTAATGGCACTCCTTCCGGCGGCGGTATACGCGGCCCGTTTCTCATTTCAGATATTGATGAGCACGCGGCGCCTACGTATCCAGTACTATGGTCGCACGACGCGACTCGCGAAACGACCATGATGTTTCCTGCCGATTCGGAAGCACAACCAAAGCACCCGAAGAATGCAACAGAGAAGCTGGTAATCAACGAAAAGGTGGCGACGATTTGGGCCACGGCCGCGCACTGCCACTTCAATCAGAACTTCCAATTCAATAGCCAACCGACCGCCATGCAGTTCACACCCTACCGAACGATCGGTGGCCGTGCCTGGATATCGATTCGCCTCGCGTCCGTGGAACAAGAGAAAGCGCTAGTGGCTTGGGGTAATACGACGTTTGGTCTACTGCTTCATTGGTATCATGCCAACAAGCAGCAGTCCGGCCGCGGGAATATAGGCAGGACAGCGCTACGAAGCTTGCCCGTCTTGGACGTCGCAGCTTTGAACCCGAAACAATTGAAATTTGCGACCAGTATTTTTGACGCGCTCATGAAGAAGGGTCTCCTTCCGTTCAACGAGCTGGATCGAGATAACGTGCGACATGAGCTTGATAGGCGTTTCGCAACTGAGGTTCTTGGGATGTCGCCTGATGCTTTGCAACCAGGAGGCGTGGTTGACTTAGTCCGAAGAAAACTGGCGCAGGAACCGTCTATTCGTGGCGGCAAAGCACCCGGGAATGAATCGGCGGCTCCGGAAGCGGACATCAGTTAAGTCCGGCATCCTTGCGATGCCGTTCGGTGCTGCGGGGCAAGTCTTGCCTTGGGCTTGGTCTAGAATGAATGTCTCGGTCCAGTGTTCCAGAGCCAGTCGCCCGCGGGCTAGATCCGGTGGAGGGCCGAATTCGCGATGATCGCCATCTACCAGCCCTGCATCACGAACGACTCTTAGGTCTTCCAAGTGAGCGCCGCGCTCTGTGCTGCGAAATAGCGCGCCCGCTCGAAGTCGGTCATGCTAGCGAGCTTGTCCTTAAGCGAAACACTGCCCGGCGTCACTATCAGATTCGTCACCGCCCACACCAGCGCGTCCAAGCGGTCGGGCGATTCCCCCTCGCCCGGCACCCATCCGCACAGCTGCTCCTCGAGCTCCGCGTGCAGCCCGACGTGGTGCACCCG is a genomic window containing:
- a CDS encoding DNA methyltransferase, with the translated sequence MSDVAKVRSCAELAQALIPPLDAAVYAALKVDIAAHGVLVPVEYDEAGHVLDGRHRVRAWEELKAEGTRLPDYPRTVRAFTCDAERVEHAVRLNCARRHLTREQKQRIAATLREHGWTTRRIAGLVGADHSTVALWVRDVSKIRHVVTDTLGRRQPATKTRRPAIIATTLAEQRAALRLLPSLDGASDGTAGVLTVRAAAKAAVRADREAARRAAEQTGATAPLPRDVDLRHGDFRDVLRRFPKASVDLIFTDPPYLKDNLPLYADLGRAAARILKPGGSLVAYCPHYAIHHVIASMEGVQPLRLWWLFAVVHFGGQNRLPGAHVWGCWKPLAWLVHGTLSAEVKKRELINDIVRSEPPDKTLHDWAQSEVEARYYIEHLTTPGDMVLDPFCGSGTTLLAALALGRRAVGIEIDEATFQRARSRIAGVSRAGSPPIVGRRADDA
- a CDS encoding recombinase family protein; its protein translation is MNHQGVTMRAAIYARVSTSDKDQDPMTQLLPLREFVAAQDWTVAGEHVDHASATDLRGRTAWREVLDLAAKRKIDVLLVWKLDRAFRSVSHATSTLEQLRRWGVGLRSYSEAWLDTSGSSPVGDLIFHVLAAVAQFERGLIAERVRAGMARAKKQGKRLGRPRAVNGEWVQIRPLVASGALSRREAARRLGCSARTVGRLVQQPEGGRFRQEPRTGHRE